TCCTCTGGATTCCACGAGCCTCGGCATTATCCTGAACCAGGCGAAGGACAACGGTGCCCTTTCCGGCGGTATCTGGATTGCCTTCCTCCCGGCGACCATCATCATCACCCTCACGGTTTTCGCGCTCTACCTCATCAATACTTCGATGGAAGGCGTGTTTAACCCCAGGCTCCGCAAGTAAGAGGTAACGAAATGTCAGAAAATGTTTTTGAAGTAGAAAACCTCAGCCTGTATTACCTGGGCCGCTTCGGCGACAAGACCCATGCCGTTACGAACGTCAGCTTCTCCATGAAGCAGGGCGAAATCCTCGGCATCGCGGGCGAGTCCGGTTGCGGTAAGTCGACTCTCGTGTCCGGCCTCATGGGCATGTGCATCCCGCCGCTCTACCCCGAAGGCAAGAGCGACGTGCGCGTGAAGAGCGGCGACAAGATGGAATCCCTCATGAACCGCAAGGTCGAAGACGTCCGCAAGAACGTTCTCGCCCAGAAGGTCTCGATGATTCCGCAGGGTGCGTTCAACGCCCTGAACCCGGTCCGCAAGATCAAGGACATCGCCGCCGACGTGATTGCCGCTCATCAGCAGCCCGGCAAGAAGCTCGACCACAAGGAAATTTACGACCGCCTCTGTGAACGTTTCGACCTGTTCGGAATGGACACGAAGCGCGTGCTCGATTCTTACCCCATCCAGCTGACCGCCGGTGAACGCCAGCGTTCCGTTATCGGTATCTCCACCTTGCTCAACCCGCAGATGGTGATCGCCGACGAACCGACGTCCGCTCTGGACGTTTCCACCCAGAAGGAAGTCATCAAGATGATTTTCGACCTTCTGGACAAGGGCATCTTCAGCACGAT
This portion of the Fibrobacter sp. genome encodes:
- a CDS encoding ABC transporter ATP-binding protein, coding for MSENVFEVENLSLYYLGRFGDKTHAVTNVSFSMKQGEILGIAGESGCGKSTLVSGLMGMCIPPLYPEGKSDVRVKSGDKMESLMNRKVEDVRKNVLAQKVSMIPQGAFNALNPVRKIKDIAADVIAAHQQPGKKLDHKEIYDRLCERFDLFGMDTKRVLDSYPIQLTAGERQRSVIGISTLLNPQMVIADEPTSALDVSTQKEVIKMIFDLLDKGIFSTMIFITHELPLLYHVADNIAIMYAGEFVEKGTAEQVVKDPRHPYTQALMGAMLSTEASQRGRHPVAIEGAPPSLKNKIEGCRFAPRCSKAKDCQFKKNTQNLRIVGDRDVRCDYAK